A genomic region of [Eubacterium] eligens ATCC 27750 contains the following coding sequences:
- a CDS encoding cupin domain-containing protein, with product MKKPYITLEEALAAREEGRRSVKFLTEANGCINGCCSGVTICSETEFNPDPGFHDDQEGFFVLEGNGFVRLDNEEFEVKAGDSFIALPGVRHTMKTVDSEKPLKVFWFHSGI from the coding sequence ATGAAGAAACCATATATAACATTGGAAGAAGCACTTGCAGCAAGAGAAGAAGGAAGGAGAAGCGTTAAATTCCTTACAGAGGCTAATGGATGTATCAATGGCTGTTGTTCAGGAGTTACAATATGTTCAGAAACAGAGTTTAATCCAGATCCTGGATTTCATGATGACCAGGAGGGATTTTTTGTGTTGGAAGGAAATGGATTTGTCAGGCTTGACAACGAAGAGTTTGAGGTTAAAGCGGGGGATTCATTCATAGCATTACCGGGTGTAAGACATACAATGAAAACGGTAGATTCAGAAAAGCCATTGAAGGTTTTCTGGTTTCATAGTGGAATCTGA
- a CDS encoding J domain-containing protein: MEVAMFDELSSEDEKKKWLFKENIRLQELSRNLEDERKLIEIQMGMLQRQQSKNMLLKKQLESQRDLFEQKWNILERETRQLAIDKDKFEREKLIYKDKVYREARRSMSNAENVKIFFKGVEDTASLKKRYKALLKIYHPDNMHGDKELLQAINTEYERLSRFYLGT, encoded by the coding sequence ATGGAGGTTGCAATGTTTGATGAACTAAGCAGTGAAGATGAGAAGAAGAAATGGCTGTTTAAAGAGAATATAAGGCTGCAGGAATTAAGCAGAAATCTGGAAGATGAGAGAAAACTCATTGAGATTCAGATGGGAATGCTTCAGAGACAGCAGAGTAAGAATATGCTGCTAAAGAAACAGCTTGAGAGTCAGAGAGATTTATTTGAACAAAAATGGAATATTCTGGAAAGGGAAACAAGACAGCTTGCAATTGATAAAGATAAGTTCGAGCGGGAAAAGCTTATATATAAGGACAAGGTTTACCGTGAGGCAAGGCGCAGTATGTCCAATGCTGAAAATGTAAAGATATTCTTTAAGGGTGTTGAGGATACAGCATCCTTAAAAAAGCGTTATAAGGCGCTTTTAAAGATATATCATCCTGATAATATGCATGGAGATAAAGAACTTTTACAGGCAATTAATACAGAATATGAAAGATTATCAAGATTTTATCTTGGAACATAA